The Henckelia pumila isolate YLH828 chromosome 2, ASM3356847v2, whole genome shotgun sequence genome includes a window with the following:
- the LOC140877175 gene encoding uncharacterized protein: MVKPAVAVPEKIRESTRFYPYFKDCIGAIDGTHIPATVFGRDNKSYRNRHGKISQNVLAACNFDLEFIYVLSVWEGFAHDSNVLTDALSRNNGLKVPQVTPSSSEQVYEDGNFDQLFDTQEQQRTNANAWRDVISNQMWSDVEHVNIN, encoded by the exons ATGGTTAAACCTGCAGTTGCAGTGCCAGAAAAAATAAGAGAGAGTACGAGATTTTATCCTTACTTCAAA gaTTGCATTGGAGCTATTGATGGTACTCATATTCCGGCCACTGTGTTTGGTCGTGATAATAAAAGTTATCGTAATCGTCACGGGAAGATTTCTCAAAATGTTTTGGCAGCATGTAACTTTGATTTAGAATTCATATATGTGCTTAGTGTATGGGAGGGATTTGCACATGATTCAAACGTATTGACAGATGCTTTATCAAGAAATAATGGGCTGAAAGTGCCACAAG TTACACCATCTTCATCAGAACAAGTCTACGAAGATGGCAATTTTGATCAATTATTTGACACACAAGAACAACAACGGACAAATGCTAATGCATGGAGAGATGTTATATCAAATCAAATGTGGAGCGATGTTGAACATGTCAATATCAATtag
- the LOC140877176 gene encoding uncharacterized protein At2g29880-like — MRDSQVKYNVWTAEESNELLKIMVDAAMRGWRDKNGVFSKKIVETKILPALNDKLGCGKSITQYQSRLKWYKQRYTSYCKLMRHNSGFGWDPVTKKFTANDEVWDDYFKSHPKHEYYRTDTFEDYEDLRIVVGNGTATGKYSTRSGDDNDASTVEIEENRRTSLLDDYVYDHNIGEYFVQGDRQESSYQPAFLEDSVSTLPSHPISLEVPPTTKKRDRTDFEAKSTTCKSINPNTMHEFSHSLEKVVSKIESIGNAGDTCWEAIKEVPNLDNRTRYKVLDLLNTRSKKMDFLKMTIEERLGWIEYKMEG; from the exons ATGAGAGATTCACAAGTAAAATATAATGTGTGGACCGCTGAAGAGAGCAATGAATTGCTAAAAATCATGGTTGATGCTGCCATGCGAGGATGGCGTGATAAGAATGGAGTATTTAGCAAAAAAATCGTAGAAACAAAAATACTTCCTGCTTTGAATGACAAGCTTGGGTGTGGAAAAAGTATTACACAATATCAAAGTCGTCTGAAGTGGTACAAACAAAGATACACTAGTTATTGTAAGCTTATGCGTCATAACTCTGGTTTTGGATGGGATCCCGTGACAAAAAAATTCACGGCTAATGACGAAGTATGGGATGATTATTTCAAG TCTCATCCTAAACATGAATACTATCGGACAGACACTTTTGAGGATTATGAAgatttgagaattgttgttgGGAATGGCACTGCTACTGGAAAATACTCAACTAGATCAGGAGATGACAATGATGCAAGTACAGTTGAGATAGAAGAAAATAGGAGAACTAGTTTATTAGATGATTATGTATATGATCACAATATTGGTGAATATTTTGTGCAAGGCGACAGACAAGAATCTTCATATCAGCCTGCATTTCTCGAGGACTCTGTTTCAACATTACCCTCTCATCCCATAAGTTTAGAGGTTCCACCAACAACTAAGAAACGAGATAGGACTGATTTTGAAGCAAAATCAACTACATGCAAGAGTATCAACCCAAATACTATGCACGAGTTCTCCCACAGTCTTGAGAAGGTAGTTTCTAAGATAGAATCAATAGGGAATGCAGGTGACACTTGTTGGGAAGCTATCAAGGAGGTCCCAAATTTGGATAATCGTACTCGATACAAGGTGCTTGATTTACTTAACACAAGATCAAAAAAGATGGATTTCTTAAAAATGACAATTGAAGAGCGTTTGGGATGGATAGAGTATAAAATGGAAGGATAA